Proteins encoded in a region of the Mycolicibacterium chitae genome:
- a CDS encoding MCE family protein: protein MIARARLLAWLAVFLVVCLSLTWTILVTLRREVSGPAYAYTAMFTDVTGLRAGSDVRVAGVRVGRVDSVELDGELAKVRFRVEREQPLYGNTKASVVYQNIIGQRYIGLSLADFGAPERLPDGAVIPVERTEPSFDVTNLLNGFEPMFTLLDPTNRGNLSNALINALQGDQESVVVLISETSRLAQTMAGPDQVLGEVIESLGAVTANLADRGSQLESTLVQLRTVVAGLNARRDELVHSTGSINTVISRLSAISTEASPDFQEMLRRQPGMLASMVANREGWATLGSNLPLVLKGLSRITGDSTAMSAMPCDFNFTLFNFLKPIIPTIVDAATPGGKRKYTAKCR from the coding sequence ATGATCGCCCGCGCCCGCCTGCTGGCCTGGCTGGCCGTCTTCCTGGTGGTCTGCCTGAGCCTGACCTGGACCATCCTGGTGACCCTGCGCCGGGAGGTGTCCGGGCCCGCGTACGCCTATACCGCGATGTTCACCGACGTCACCGGGCTGCGGGCCGGCTCCGATGTCCGGGTGGCCGGGGTGCGGGTGGGCCGGGTGGACTCGGTCGAGCTGGACGGCGAACTGGCCAAGGTCCGGTTCCGGGTCGAGCGCGAACAACCGCTCTACGGCAACACCAAGGCCTCGGTGGTCTACCAGAACATCATCGGGCAGCGCTACATCGGGCTGTCGCTGGCCGATTTCGGCGCACCCGAACGGCTGCCGGACGGCGCGGTCATCCCGGTGGAACGCACCGAACCGTCGTTCGATGTCACCAACCTGCTCAACGGTTTCGAGCCGATGTTCACCCTGTTGGATCCGACCAACCGGGGCAACCTGTCCAACGCGTTGATCAACGCGCTGCAGGGCGACCAGGAGTCGGTGGTGGTGCTGATCTCGGAGACCTCGCGGCTGGCCCAGACCATGGCCGGACCGGATCAGGTGCTCGGCGAGGTCATCGAATCCCTCGGCGCGGTCACCGCGAACCTGGCGGACCGCGGCTCCCAGCTGGAGTCCACCCTGGTCCAACTGCGCACGGTGGTCGCCGGCCTCAACGCGCGCCGCGACGAACTGGTGCACTCCACCGGTTCGATCAACACGGTGATCTCGCGGCTGTCGGCCATCTCCACCGAGGCCAGCCCGGACTTCCAGGAGATGCTGCGCCGGCAGCCGGGGATGTTGGCCTCGATGGTCGCCAACCGCGAGGGCTGGGCGACCCTGGGGTCCAACCTGCCGCTGGTGCTCAAGGGGCTGTCCCGCATTACCGGTGACTCCACCGCGATGAGCGCGATGCCGTGCGACTTCAACTTCACCCTGTTCAACTTCCTGAAGCCGATCATCCCGACCATCGTCGACGCCGCCACCCCCGGCGGCAAGCGCAAATACACGGCGAAGTGCAGGTGA
- a CDS encoding MCE family protein — protein sequence MRVPRRTVALAALLTAVALVVGGAYLLRPGSPPPTRLSAQFDNAIGLYVGNDVSVLGMPVGRVTSIDSRGDHVLVGIELTAGTKVPADVTAVTVGTSILTDRHIELTPPYTGGAMLPDGAVLDAESTRTPVEFDRVLKMVDKLGTAMGGDGHGGGPVTDLMTATSAITSTSGPQIKTALSKLSEALRTGADGGAATRENIQTIITNLSSLMDAAARNEGQVREFGSYVRQLTDLLNEQGIGRGSTGARLNSLLSRVNELLDDNGGHLQATLGSTSRLARALVDYRRELAEVFDVAPLAIDNAAAAIDSENGMLRVGAHFDSVFFDSSMTKEVCNILGLRQLGCRTGSIRDLGPDFGVTTVLEAMTRLGE from the coding sequence ATGCGCGTGCCCAGGAGAACCGTCGCGCTGGCGGCGCTGTTGACGGCGGTGGCGCTGGTGGTCGGCGGCGCCTACCTGTTGCGCCCGGGCAGCCCGCCGCCGACGCGGTTGTCCGCCCAGTTCGACAACGCCATCGGACTTTACGTCGGCAACGACGTGTCCGTGCTGGGCATGCCGGTAGGCCGGGTGACCTCGATCGACTCCCGCGGGGATCACGTCCTGGTCGGCATCGAGCTGACGGCCGGCACCAAGGTGCCCGCCGACGTCACGGCCGTCACGGTGGGCACGTCGATCCTCACCGACCGCCACATCGAGCTGACCCCGCCCTATACCGGCGGGGCGATGCTGCCCGACGGCGCGGTGCTGGACGCGGAGTCCACCCGCACCCCCGTCGAGTTCGACCGGGTGCTGAAGATGGTCGACAAACTCGGGACCGCCATGGGCGGCGACGGCCACGGCGGTGGCCCGGTGACCGATCTGATGACGGCCACCTCGGCGATCACCTCCACCAGCGGTCCGCAGATCAAGACGGCGCTGAGCAAGCTGTCCGAGGCGCTGCGGACCGGTGCGGACGGCGGGGCGGCCACCCGGGAGAACATCCAGACCATCATCACCAACCTGAGCAGCCTGATGGACGCCGCCGCCCGCAACGAGGGCCAGGTTCGCGAATTCGGCAGCTACGTCCGTCAACTCACCGACCTGCTGAACGAACAGGGCATCGGCCGGGGTAGCACCGGAGCGCGACTCAACAGCCTGCTCTCCCGGGTCAACGAGTTGCTCGACGACAACGGCGGGCACCTGCAGGCCACCCTGGGCAGCACCTCGCGGCTGGCCCGGGCGCTGGTCGACTACCGGCGCGAGCTCGCCGAGGTCTTCGACGTCGCGCCGCTGGCCATCGACAACGCCGCCGCGGCAATCGATTCCGAGAACGGGATGCTGCGCGTCGGGGCGCACTTCGACTCGGTGTTCTTCGACAGTTCGATGACCAAGGAGGTCTGCAACATCCTGGGCCTGCGCCAGCTGGGCTGCCGCACCGGATCGATCCGCGACCTCGGACCGGACTTCGGGGTCACCACCGTGCTCGAGGCGATGACGAGGTTGGGCGAATGA
- a CDS encoding MCE family protein, whose translation MKQVSETQRRPRVLEDLNKAWLGTLALVSLVALVVALTVFSSLHLGKRSYTAEFLQAASLRPGDEVSIAGIPVGTVSATDLTGDRVLVTMKLDGGVRLGDRTRAAIKLTTVLGSRYVELRPQGEGHLADDRIPLANTTVPYDLQKLLTDSTLTFEDVDAERFAESMVTLSQQLHGVPSVLPEALANVEDLATVIADRRDQIAELLRSTATVATVLGDQQDDLAALITQGRELTGEIVARRAAVERLLAAATNLITTADEVSGADHVHLDQMMTDMREVTAMLGDHDALLRNLFQIMPVAMRNAANATGTGPFLDFMLPGGLMVDSWMCAISGRAEQWKWPERYQYFKDCE comes from the coding sequence GTGAAGCAGGTCAGCGAAACGCAACGGCGGCCAAGGGTTTTGGAGGACCTCAACAAGGCGTGGCTGGGCACCCTGGCGCTGGTGTCGTTGGTCGCCCTGGTGGTGGCGCTGACGGTGTTCAGCTCGCTGCACCTGGGCAAGCGCTCCTACACCGCCGAGTTCCTGCAGGCCGCCAGCCTGCGCCCGGGCGACGAGGTGAGCATCGCCGGCATCCCGGTCGGCACGGTCAGCGCCACCGACCTGACCGGCGACCGGGTGCTGGTGACCATGAAGCTCGACGGCGGGGTGCGGCTGGGTGATCGAACCCGGGCTGCCATCAAGCTGACCACCGTGCTGGGCTCCCGGTACGTGGAGTTGCGCCCGCAGGGCGAAGGCCACCTGGCCGACGACCGAATTCCGCTGGCCAACACCACGGTTCCCTACGACCTGCAGAAGCTGCTGACCGACTCGACCCTGACGTTCGAGGACGTGGACGCCGAGCGGTTCGCCGAGTCGATGGTGACGCTGTCGCAACAACTGCACGGCGTGCCGTCGGTGCTGCCGGAGGCGTTGGCCAACGTGGAGGACCTGGCCACGGTGATCGCCGACCGGCGGGATCAGATCGCGGAGTTGCTGCGCAGCACCGCCACGGTGGCCACGGTCCTCGGCGATCAGCAGGACGATCTGGCCGCGCTGATCACCCAGGGCCGGGAACTCACCGGCGAGATCGTCGCCCGCCGTGCCGCGGTGGAGCGACTGCTGGCCGCGGCCACCAACCTGATCACCACCGCCGACGAGGTCAGCGGCGCCGATCACGTCCATCTCGATCAGATGATGACCGACATGCGCGAGGTCACCGCGATGCTGGGCGACCACGATGCGTTGCTGCGCAACCTGTTCCAGATCATGCCGGTGGCCATGCGCAATGCGGCCAACGCCACCGGGACGGGCCCGTTCCTGGACTTCATGCTGCCCGGCGGGTTGATGGTCGATTCCTGGATGTGCGCCATCAGCGGCCGCGCCGAGCAGTGGAAGTGGCCCGAGCGCTACCAGTACTTCAAGGATTGCGAGTGA
- a CDS encoding MlaD family protein yields the protein MGNQFELDGRGPSTRSLILTCIAFLAVCAVAAALMFAKSNGTLDARVPVVAQLASVGDGLPMKSDVKYRGVLVGMVRSVQPALHGGDNIVQIDLRPQYVDNIPASVTARIVPGNAFAVSTVQLVDDGAGGPPIRSGDVIEQDATLPTQLFQTTLAKLRELVDAAGRPETDHTLGIMRTIADATAGKGPELTAAAQGLNRIVAEMNALRVEESGPPTLQTWTSAITALGSTAPELLDSLQNAVQPMRTVAEQHAALGNLLTGGTHTMGTLRKAMDNHTDNLVGITTNLTPVIGVLADRSAKFPAVAVGLNNVVDGFFNEMWTRTDQKVTFTFKLVVSLTPLRLYNRADCPVYGPLRGPSCETAPEGIPVVETRGLPDPRAYAPPPGITLPTAANPADEVILGVLETPPPPVEFIPGAP from the coding sequence ATGGGCAATCAGTTCGAACTCGACGGCCGCGGACCGTCCACCCGCTCGCTGATCCTGACGTGCATCGCATTCCTGGCGGTGTGTGCCGTCGCGGCGGCGCTGATGTTCGCCAAGTCCAACGGCACGTTGGACGCCCGGGTGCCGGTCGTGGCCCAGCTGGCCAGCGTCGGCGACGGGCTGCCGATGAAGTCCGACGTGAAGTACCGCGGGGTGTTGGTCGGCATGGTGCGTTCGGTGCAGCCCGCGCTGCACGGCGGCGACAACATCGTGCAGATCGATCTGCGGCCGCAGTACGTCGACAACATCCCGGCCTCGGTCACCGCGCGCATCGTCCCGGGCAACGCGTTCGCGGTGTCCACGGTGCAGCTGGTCGACGACGGGGCCGGCGGTCCGCCGATCCGCTCCGGCGACGTCATCGAGCAGGACGCCACCCTGCCCACCCAGCTGTTCCAGACCACCCTGGCCAAGCTGCGCGAGTTGGTCGACGCGGCCGGGCGTCCGGAGACCGACCACACCCTGGGCATCATGCGCACGATCGCCGACGCCACCGCCGGCAAGGGACCGGAACTGACCGCGGCCGCCCAGGGCCTCAACCGGATCGTCGCCGAGATGAACGCGCTGCGGGTCGAGGAGTCCGGCCCGCCGACCCTGCAGACCTGGACCTCGGCGATCACCGCGCTGGGCAGCACCGCCCCGGAGTTGTTGGATTCGTTGCAGAACGCCGTGCAGCCGATGCGCACCGTCGCCGAACAGCATGCCGCACTGGGCAATCTGCTCACCGGCGGCACTCACACGATGGGCACGCTGCGCAAGGCGATGGACAACCACACCGACAACCTGGTCGGCATCACCACCAACCTCACGCCGGTGATCGGGGTGCTCGCCGATCGCTCGGCCAAGTTCCCGGCCGTGGCGGTCGGGTTGAACAACGTCGTCGACGGCTTCTTCAACGAGATGTGGACCCGCACCGACCAGAAGGTGACCTTCACGTTCAAGCTGGTGGTCTCGCTGACGCCGCTGCGGCTGTACAACCGGGCCGACTGCCCGGTCTACGGGCCGCTGCGCGGACCGAGTTGCGAGACCGCACCCGAGGGCATCCCCGTCGTCGAGACCCGGGGCCTGCCCGACCCGCGCGCGTATGCGCCGCCACCGGGGATCACCCTGCCCACCGCGGCGAACCCGGCCGACGAGGTCATTCTCGGCGTGCTCGAAACACCGCCGCCGCCAGTCGAGTTCATCCCGGGGGCGCCATGA